The nucleotide window aatattttttcaATTTATCAGGAGGTGCTGCAGCGCCCTCAGAACCCCTTCTTCCCGAGCCGAAAaaggtgacaaatctgtcgatgtgcccttgagcaaggcacttaaccctaattgctccagggtcgctgaCCCTGGCgttgaccccactctccgagggttaCAGAGGATGAGAAAGGAAACAAAGGATGTAGTGTAATAATACCATTTCCTTTAACTTGTAGTAAGTAAGTAGCTTTGAGCCGGAACGGCTCataggagcctatctcctgtttctgtagcgtgaggcagcttgacgTACATGTACAACACCCcttggacaggacgctagtctatcgcagggccttacccccaaactaatgctgagtgccaagcagagacgcatcaggtcccatttttacagtctttggtatgaccccggccggggatcgaactcccaatctcagggtggacactctaaccacaaggccactgactTTAACTGGTAGAATAACCTTTAACCTGGTCTTGGTTGTGCTCTGTGTTCAGGATATGGGCACGGTGATCCTGGGGAAGCTGGAGTCCGGCTCTATTGCCAAAGCCCAGCAGCTGGTCATGATGCCTAACAGGGTAAGGCTCTCCATAAGTCAGTCATCTGTCCTGCTCCTGGAGAGTATACATTACACAAGTGTACAGGAGTCCCTTTCACAATTTACATGCActttttagtcatttggcagattCTCTGCAGAAGAACTTCTGCTAAATAATTAAAATGTAAATTGTGAAAGGGACTCCAGACATTACAATGCACAGTTTTGGATTCTCCAACATGTACGCACCTGTGTTAAATATGTTACTTCAGGTTCTATTGTTGTACTTCCCAGCCCCAGTTTATCTTGCGATTTAAGATTACTAATATAGTACTTGTataacatatacactgagtgtacaaaacattaagaacaccttcctaatattgagtagcacccccttttaccctcagaacaggctcaattcattggggcatgaaCTATACAcagtgttgaaagcgttccacagggatgctggcccatgttgactccaatacttcccacagttgtgtcaagttggctggatgtcctttgggtggtggaccattcttgatacacatgggaaactgttgagcgtgaacaacccagcagtgttgcagttcttgacacactcaaaccggtgcgcctggcacctactatcataccccgttcaaattttgtcttgcccattcaccctctgaatggcacacatacacaatccatgtcttgattgtctctaggcttaaaaatctttatttaacctgtctcctccccttcatctacactgattgaagtggatttagtgACATCAATACTGACTttttatactcagtgtatatacagcaCTATAATACATGTGATGTGTTATCCCTACCCCCAGCACACAGTGGAGGTGCTGAGCCTGCTGTCTGACGAGGTGGAGACAGATGAAGCTGTTCCTGGAGAGAACCTGAAGCTAAGGCTGAAGGGCATCGAGGAAGAGGAGATTCTGCCTGGCTTCATCCTCTGTAACGCTGAGAACCTCTGCCACTCCGGACGCACCTTTGACGCCCAGGTAGGACATGTCTAAAGTCGTCttagctcggttggtagagcatggcactcgCAACCCCAGGATAGTGGGTTccattcccgggaccacccgtacgtaaaatgtacagtgtatgcacacatgactgtaagttactttggataaaagcttctgctaaataaatggcatatattattattgtcTAGGATTAGCTTACAAAGATACACTGCATCAGAGAAATGCTAAATGATAGTGATGCTAGGTTGGGTTGACTAAATATGTAAACTCCAGTACTAAATATGTAAACTCCAGTACTTTTTTAAACTTTGTTTTCAGATCGTCATCATTGAACATAAATCCATCATCTGCCCAGGTTACAACGCAGTCCTACACATCCACACCTGTATTGAAGAAGTAGAAATCACAGTGAGTTACTAAGTTACATTATCTTGTTTACATCTCCTAACCTAATCACAGTGAGTTACTAAGTTACATTATCTTGTTTATATCTCCTAACCtaatccagccaccctagtcatagactgttctctctgctaccgcaaggcaagcggtaccggagcgccaagtctaggtcaaaaggcttcttaacagcttctacccccaagccataagactcctgaacagctaatcaaatggctacccagactatttgtatTGTCCCACCCCAactccctcttttacgctgctgctactctctatttattatctatgcatagtcattttacctctacctacatgtacatactacctcaattacctcgactaaccggtgcccccgcacattgactctgtaccggtaccccctgtatatagcctcactactgttattttactgctgctctataattatttgttatttataaatgttttacttaacacttatttttcttaaaactgcattgttggttaagggcttgtaagtaagcgtttcactgtaaggtctacacctgttgtattcggcacatgtgacaaataagatttgatttgatttgacattacCTTGTTAACATCGCCTAACCTAATCACATTGAGTTACTAAGTTACATTAGCTTGTTAACATCTCCTAACCCGACCAGGTCTCTATCCAAGTATAGTCTGCCCACCACAGGTATCTTCTCTGTCAGTGAATAATGTTAATTAGTAAATAATCCTGTATTCAAGTCAATTCTCTCCTCAGGCCTTAATCTGTCTAGTGGACAAGAAGACAGGTGAGAAGAGCAAGACGCGACCTCGCTTTGTCAAACAGGACCAGGTGTGCATCGCCCGGCTACGTTGTGCCGGAACCATCTGCCTCGAGACCTTCAAAGACTTCCCACAGATGGGGAGGTTCACCCTACGAGAcgaaggtagtgtgtgtgtgtgtgtgtgtgtgtgtgtgtgtgtgtgtgtgtgtgtgtgtgtgtgtgtgcgcgtgcgtgtgcgtgtgtgtgcgcgtgcgttcCTGTAGTATTGTTTTATACCATGTTTTGTTTCTATTGATGAATATGAATAAGCTTCTACTTGATATATTCTATTTACATTAATTTGCCAAACCAGAAAACCATTGCCAAATGGAGTACTAAAGGTTTTTATAACTATGTAATTGTCTCCCTTTTCAGGCAAAACCATTGCTATTGGCAAAGTGCTGAAGCTGGTACCAGAGAAGGACTAATGTGAAGCAGCATGGAATCCTGGGACAGTTGTCATGAAAGAGGAGGAAGCTGCTGATGCCTACCTAGCCAGCCACCCCTTCTTACATACCACTATCtgctgaagaagaggaggaggaggaggaggagaacaaaTCATGTTTGAAAATAAAGAGGAAACTTTAAAAAGTGACTGAATCAGTTTTTATGATGAACAATATTAATGAAATACAAGTCCAGTGTGTCAGCTTTCTCATATTGAGAGCTCAGCTATGCCACTAATGTAGCCACTACCCTTTCCCAGGCTAACCTCACTCTGTGCTGGTCTACCTTTTGTTTTGGAAATGGGAATGTTTGCGTTGTTACTTCGCTTGGAAAGGAAGGGACTGGCGTTGCATCTGGTTGCATCAGGTTTGGACCAGAGTTAGCTAGTTATACACATTCAAATCCAAAATATTATACCAAAATGGTAATATTTTGGTTGTACGTATCCCCATACCAAAATCCTAATCTGGTATGTTCACACAATCAAACAAACATGGTTCCTGTTGTGAACGTGTGTTGTCATGTTACCAATCAATCAACAACAATGAAAATAAAGTATCAGACTGAGAAAAAAATAATGAAAGGCTCTGTTTATTCTCCATTTCTTACAATGTTAATTTAGCCTTTTGGaatggtttccactagttaccacagccacaaagtcaaaatgtgTCTAATTGAAGGTTAcagttaggcataaggttagcagtgtggttgaggttaaggttaggttaaaatcagattttaaaatatattgttgaaataggcggggtttatgacgttgtggctgtggtaactagtgacgacctttTGGAATTGTCCTCCAACTGCTTGCAAATAAAGTTGGGACGTTTCAATTTCAAGAGTGACGTAGGCCAATCGATATGCGCATGCGTCAGCCTGGATAAAACACGCGAAGAAGCATGGCAGACAAACCGGAGGATTTGGCACTGGACCGGGTGCAGGTAATGTCTAAAAACCACTTTGATAAGGTCTTCTTTAACAAAAGTATAGTTAAATGGGTGCCAGGAAAAGCGGGGTGATATCAGCGGGTTACATTTTGTAAGACCCCTTTCTCTGGAGCTAGCAACTCGCTGGCtggctaacaagctagctaacaagctagctaacgttagcttgtgcAGTCGGATAGTTCGCAACACGAGGCAAGTCACTGTTCATTTCTTTATCATAACGGGGAACGCTGTGAACACATTTTCAAGGATGTGTATTCCTCCCTCAATTGGTTCTTGGTGAAACTGCCATTGGAAAAATATCGACCCTGTACTACTCCAACTTCTGTTGACTAAAAGTGAAAAAGTTGTAGCTAACTTATGTTATTTAACTATTGTTAGTTTTCTCACCTGAACTGACTCTTGCTCAGGACAATTTAACCAGCCTCATTAGCTTTGCTAAGTTATTTATTTGCATTTGATCAGTGTGTCTATTTGAACAAAATGACCGAAATGTGAATTTGTCAGGGTATTTGCTATTTCTTCATAACTTCTCATTGTGTTCCCAGGTAAAGAAGGCTGTTCAAGCACTGCAGGCTTTTCAGAAGACGAAGTCTACCCCAGACTCTCTGCTCCTGGACGAGAGTCAACACATATCCCTCCTCTTTACGCTATGGAAGATTCCAAAGCAGGCCCAGACCATCCGCATGTGAGTCCCTCTGCCAACACTGTTACATAATACATGCATAGCTATGGAAAAGTAAGTTGAATGTGTGGACCAAGCAACCCCCTGTCCTGGAGTATAGGTGGTAAAACTGTCTGATAATAACCACAAGTCTTCTGTTTCTCCCTCAGCCCCTTGCCTCATGGCATCCGCACCAACACAGACGAGGTGTGTCTCTTCACCAGAGACGAGCCCAACATGACCCCTGACCAGACCCAGAGGTTCTACAAGAAACTGCTGGCCGATAGAGGGGTCAAGAACGTCACAGAGGTATTActaaataataattattattgattgtgtttatatatattttttatttttatttaaccaggtaagccagttgagaacaagttctcatttacaactgcgacctggccaagataaagcaaagcagtgcgaaaaaaacaacagttacatatggggtaaacaaaacaaagtcaaaaatacaacagaaaatatatatagtgtgtgcgaatgtagtaagttatggaggcaaggcaataaataggccatagtgcaaaatagttacaattttgtataatactggaatgatagatgtgcaaatagagatactggggtgcaaattagcaaaataaataacaatatggggatgaggtagttgggtgggctaatttcagaaaggctgtgtacaggtgcagtgatcggtaagctgctctgacaactgacgcttaaagttagtgagggagataagagtctccagcttcagagatttttgcagttcgttccagtcattggcagcagagaactggaaggaatggcggccaaaggaggtgttggctttggggatgaccagtgagatatacctgctggagcgcagactacgggtgggtgttgctatggtgaccagtgagctaagataagacggggatttgcctagcagtgatttatagatgacctggagccagtgggtttggcgacgaatatgtagtgagggccagccaacaagagcgtacaggtcacaatggtgggtagtatatggggctttggcactgtgatagactacatccaatttggcactgtgatagactacatccaatttgctgagtagagtgttggaagctattttgtaaatgacatcgccaaagtcaaggatcggtaggatagtcagttttacgagggcatgagtgaaggaggctttgttgcaaaataggaagccgactCTAGATGtatctttggattggagatgcttaatgtgagtctggaacacctaggtatttgtagttgtccacatattctaagtcagacccgccgagagtagtgattctagtagggcaggcgggtgcaagcagtgttcgattgaagagcatgcatttagttttactagtgtttaagagcagttggaggccacggaaggagtattgtatggcattgaagctcgtttgaaggtttgttaacacagtgtccaatgaagggccagatgtatacaaaatggtgtcgtctgcgtagaggtggatctgagagtcaccagctgcaagagcgacatcattgatatacacagagaatagagtcggcccgagaattgaaccctgtgccACGCCCatagacggccagaggtccagacaacaggccctccgatttgacacattgaactctatcttatctatctaactctatataaTGCTTTTCTATACACCCGAAGCTCTTACCTCATCCTCCAATGCATCTCCAACAGATTTACTGTAGTCTGTAGCTAGTGTTTAGTCATCCAATGTCAAGTGTACCCCAGCAAACCCTGTCCTCCTGTCAGTGTTGGACATGGGCAATGATGGTACCATAGTGACTCAAAGTATATCCAGACGGACCTCCCTCTCTATTGGACTCTGTCTCTACAACTTTGACACAGTTACCTACTGTATACGCATGCAATAATGATAATCAGTGCTTGTCATTTTTGATATGGTCCTTGTTTACTTGTTGGTGCATGAGACTGGACTCACCCAGGCATATCCCTGTGTCTTTCTATAGGTGATCCCTTACAAAATGCTGAGGACAGAGTACAAGCCCTTTGAGGCCAAACGACGGCTGCTGGGGAACTTTGACATGTTCCTGTCAGACGACCGTATCCGCCGCCTGCTGTCCTCACACATCGGCAAGCACTTTTATGAGAGGAAGAAGTAAGCCTACAAATGCTTGTAAATAATGTAAATATGTTCTGTTGGTTGATCAACTTTTCTATTTTAGTCGAATTATTAAATCTATTTACTAATTTTTGCATTGGTTCGGAACCTGGTTCACTCGCAGTATGAATTGGTTTAAATCCAGTGCTATATGAACCTCATTCCAGTGAGGCAGGGGAGCAGTATCATTTTTCTGCTGTCTCCCTGTTCACTCTCTGGGAAcatcaccaccttccggagacatttgaaaccccacctctttaaggaacacctgggataggataaagtaatccttctaccccccccaaaaaaaaatatatatataattgtaaagtggttatcccactggctatagggtgaatgcaccaatttgtagtcgctctggataagagagtctgctaaatgactaaaatgtaaatgtaatcaacaTAGCCCCTAGTGCTGTTCCCTGGCTTTGAAATGATTCAAATCACATTTAAGTTGAAATGTGCCTTCAAGCTTGCCCTTCCGGAGTTCTAATCTAATGGAGTGTGTTCTCTCCTCTGCTTAGGGAGCCTTTGTCAGTGAACCTGCAGAGCAAGAAGCTGGCCTTGGACATCCAGAGAACCATCCAGGGAACAATCATCTCAATTTCTAAGAAAGGCTGCTGCTGGTGAGGCCTGCTCCCAGCTTGACTTGATGAATAAGTGCACCCCAGCAAaccctgtcctcctgtctgtgTTGGCCATGGGCAATGATGGTGCCATAGTGACTCGAAGTATATCCAGACGGACCTCCCTCTCTATTGGAGCCTGTCTCTACAACTTTGACACAAAATAGCAAGTGTCTAACATTGTTAGTTTGTTCATATACTTTAATTCATTCACACACTACCTCTTGTATCATGTAATTGATTGTTTTAGCATGGCTCGTGTGGCCCACTCTGGGATGGCTGCAGATGAAATAGCCGAGAATATCGAATCAGCTGTTAGCACCATCGTGACCAAACTACGCATGGTGAGTTTGCTGCCAGGGATCCTCTTGAGCTCACTAATGAATTGTATCCAGTCACTACAGATATTTACACTTTTATTATACGTTAAATAGTCCGGTATACTCAATGTTGAAGAAATGTTTGGGCCCAGTCTGAAAATCGCCTTGGATAGCTGTTGTCTGGGGTGAGATTACTGGGCCTATAGTACTGAGGTACGTTAAGCTTATTGCCTGCTCTTTATAGCAGTGTGATTAAACCCATGTGcctacaccccaccccacctccaCAAAGAAAGGCCTTTGACAAGTGGCCACAATCAGAGATGCGATACACAGCATAGCAATACTGTTTGGCAGTACCATTGAAAAGGTTCCTTTCGCAGATTCGTGCATGTTTGAGACTAAAGATGGCCACCATCTTGCCTCTTTGCAGAAAGGACCATTGATAAAGATCATCCACCTGAAGAGCCAGTCATCAGTGGCTCTGCCCATCTACACCTCTAACATGAACCACCTGACCATCTTAGAGGAGACACAGAAACAGGCCCGCGCAGCCATGGACGCCAAGGTAGGATTGCTACACACACAACTGCTTGTAAACAGTATTTTAAGATTATATTGTAAATTGATCAATTATCTATTTTTGTCAAATTAAATCTATCAAAGGACTCGTCTTTGCACTGGTTCGGAACCTGGTTCATTCACAGTATGAATTTAGGTTTTAAATCCAGTGCTATATGAACCTCATTCCAGTGAGGCAGGGGAGCGGTATCCTTTTTGTGCCGTCTCCCTGTTCACTCTCTGGGAACATCAACATAGCTCCTTGTGCCACATATTGACTATGGAAGTCAATATCAGATATATGCACGCACGAACGAGCTGGATCCCACATCCTCCTGCTCATAATGAATACCTGCAACTTTTGTTTGTCAATTTCAGAAAAATGCAAGCAAACAGAAGTCTGCTAAGAAGGAACCGAAGTCTACAGAAAAAAACACAGGTGCTAAGGTGGAGGAACAGATTCCACAGCTGGTTCCGATAGTAACGCCAAGCAAAAAGGCTAAACTGGAGGTCTGTACCACACGTGTCAAACCAAATGCAGTTTAATATTAGATTGTATTTTTAGTTGATCAATTTGTTTTTGTCAAATTACGTATTTGAAGACTTGTCTGTGCACTGGTTCGGAACCTGGTTCACTCTGTATGAATTTTGGTATAAATCCAGTGCTATATGAACCTCATTCCAGTGAGGCAGGGGAGCGGTATCCTTTTTGTGCTGTCTCCCTGTTCACTCTCTGGGAACACTGATAGACTGTGGAGGTTAATTGACCCACTTTGTATCAGTCCaatctcttctctgtcctggcaccccaatggtggaaccagcttcgccctgaagctaggacagcagtccctgcccatcttctgaaaccctacctcttcaaactgGACCTTTTTAAATAGTCCTCCTCCTCACATTGACCCCtccctcaaaaaaaaaaaaaactcaaccAGCACTTGACCCCCTTCTAGCTCTGTCTCTACTGATAGCTacgttattgaggaaaaatgtactttatATGCCTGTGATGTGGTTGTCCGACCTAGCTGTCTTAAGATTAatgcacttaactgtaagtcgctctggataaagtgtctgctaaatgactaaaatgtatctaCAGAAGACTCCTCTCAGTACTGTGCTAATTGATTGCTCCTCTCCCCGATCCTTGTAGGAGCCGACCAAGAACGGACT belongs to Coregonus clupeaformis isolate EN_2021a chromosome 1, ASM2061545v1, whole genome shotgun sequence and includes:
- the LOC121576857 gene encoding ribosomal L1 domain-containing protein 1, producing MADKPEDLALDRVQVKKAVQALQAFQKTKSTPDSLLLDESQHISLLFTLWKIPKQAQTIRIPLPHGIRTNTDEVCLFTRDEPNMTPDQTQRFYKKLLADRGVKNVTEVIPYKMLRTEYKPFEAKRRLLGNFDMFLSDDRIRRLLSSHIGKHFYERKKEPLSVNLQSKKLALDIQRTIQGTIISISKKGCCCMARVAHSGMAADEIAENIESAVSTIVTKLRMKGPLIKIIHLKSQSSVALPIYTSNMNHLTILEETQKQARAAMDAKKNASKQKSAKKEPKSTEKNTGAKVEEQIPQLVPIVTPSKKAKLEEPTKNGLEKAPNPTGGKGLRRKGKLTKAVKSPAQRLKRQVPQS